The genomic interval GATGAAGCGTGCCGAACGCATGGCTTGCGTGATGCGAGAAAAGGCGTCGTCGTCGAATGAGTCCGCCTGTGTCGCGGTAGCGCGATCGTATGTCGTATCGATAATTCCGGCATCCGAGTTCGCCCAAACTAGGCGATAGCTTGTTCGCACAAGATCGACCCCTGTCCAACTTGCGCCAGTGACCATGGCGATCTCAGGCGCACTTTGGTGGCTAACAATCTCAACCTCAATGCGCTCGGGCGACGGGCCCTCCACACGTCCGGCTTCAGCACGGATGCCGGCAAGGTCGATTGCGTACGTCTGCTCGGTCGAACCGTTGTCGTAAAACAAATGCCAGATCCCGCCGACCGCTAATGCAGCGAGAAGCGCAAGGGCGCCGAGAGCGGCGAAGAGTATGGGGCGTCGCATTTGAGATTGAGGCTACAGGGTTATAGCTGGGGTGTCGCGTTGGTTGTATTGACTGAGTGCGCGATGGCTCAATGGCTTCAATCGGCGATCAACCATCTGCCGGGGTCCGCTGTGGGGCACGAACGCGGGAAGGGCCTAATGCAGCATCTAGTATCTCACACTATCCCCTCTCGGTCGAAGCATGCGGATGGTTACGAATGAGAGTTCTTCTTGCCAGCGCGTTGCTTGCTTTGGCGGCATGCACCCAAGAGCCGCCCTCGCGAACCGAGTCGACCGGTCTCGTCGGGCCGATCGAGTGCAGGTCCGTGAATCGGGAGTTGGAGCCTACTGGCTTCTCGATCGAGAATGTCACGTTGGTTGGCGCCGACGAACCAAAACGTGTTTTCATCTTCACGCACCTTGATCGGGAACACGCCGTTTCTGCACGCGCTAAGCGACTAACCGCAATCGGGAGAGTAGGCCGGTCGTCGATCGCGTTCTTGACCTTTGGCGTGCGACGCTAGAAATGGCGCAAGCTGAAGCTGGGCGCTTGTCGACAATGTTCGATTTCAATGT from Vitreimonas flagellata carries:
- a CDS encoding MBL fold metallo-hydrolase; translated protein: MFYDNGSTEQTYAIDLAGIRAEAGRVEGPSPERIEVEIVSHQSAPEIAMVTGASWTGVDLVRTSYRLVWANSDAGIIDTTYDRATATQADSFDDDAFSRITQAMRSARFIVVTHEHSDHLGGLISLARTDPSIATRALLTPEQVASPEDATPPWSPDALQHLSLVRYAGYRAIAPGVVLIKAPGHTPGS